Sequence from the Zeugodacus cucurbitae isolate PBARC_wt_2022May chromosome 5, idZeuCucr1.2, whole genome shotgun sequence genome:
ggcggggccacgcccacttccacaaaaaaattacatccacatatgccccttcatagtgcgatcctccataccaaattttatttccatagctttatttatggtttagttatggcactttatgtgttttcgattttcgccattttgtgggcgtggcagtggtctgattttgctcattttcgaaagcaattttcctatggtgccaagaaataagtgtgccaagtttcatcaagatatcttaatttttactcaagttgcagcttgcacagacggacggacggacggacggacagacagacattcggatttgaactccactcttcaccctgatcactttggtatatataaccctatatctaactcgttcatttttgggtgttacaaacaaccgttatgtgaacaaaactataatactctctttagcaactttgttgcgagagtataaaaatgaatcgcaaaatgtgttgctaagcgcataactcgagaaccgctgaaccgttttcgcaaattctttgtttagaatatttttagaggtaccgggatggttcttacggaaaaattgcttgaaaaagtcttaaatccaaacaaatttgtcgttagtctcgaaaacggccgagaagggccaaaccgatgtggctaattttagttttgaaatatttatggaagaccagggaaggattagaaagtaagtatacatatatcgaaaaattgtgagggagataacaagaagatgactTTATTTCAAttgacaacaaaagaaaaaaaataataaaattttgaaagttgtcattgttgctttgttaaaatatttttatcattgttcaaatgtataaggctgtgtcgatagtccaaaacaatttgtaacaagtagggaaagacaaccgaacattttatactctcgcaatttattgatgtacataattttattacacacaatttgaaataaagtccaatacaataacgaaaatcagcatatatagtacatgaaggttgaggtaattcctggaccgatttcactcattttcaatgcccagttataatgggaataggggcaacttggcacctgttagtaggcaaacaaacggcaattcggccttgaaatgactcctaaattgcaaatcataaAGTCAtaaagtctgcaaaatcgccaaaaaagagctataaagaagattttccagatattcaagtcgctggaggtactgcacaggactttaaaagatttacccaacaacgaaaatatttttggtgaagccatgattctgttggcaggtaattttcgccagactattcctggatcaactgttgctgacgaactaatcacattcctaaaatcatctaatttgtggcgacacataaagataaaccaattaacaaataacatacgagtgtttttccaacaatatcatactacgattgtagaaatagttgaaaatggtagcgacgcagttgacacctcgatggattaataacattttaaacgggtttctgtcacttcatggccgcgaaagaggagcttattcatcgtgtttgtcctgacatgaaaccataattaataaacataaatggctgattgaatgacctatattggtggtaaaaaaacaaggatctctttgatcttaatgcgacaatttagaatttcgataaaggagagttgacacaactacaaaccaggatgacgtattcaattatcccacagtctattttaaattgctggactatccccactcacttgcaattaaaagtagtgtgagttgtcatcatgctgcgtaacataaatcaaaatcaaactttgcaaaagaacaagactggctgtgaagaaggtgatcaatatcgtcaccaaagccaagataaagccaactctgaaatttggtcatttgttacttactCCAATATAcggttaaaaaaatcaaagttttacaaattgtttatggATAATTAGTTCAGGAAGAAATTAAAGCTTTGTGAGCATCATAAAATATGGAGGTCCTTAATAAAATCCAAATATAAATTGTCCATTCGTAGGACATCGACACACAAAATACCAGTTGATAGTATGGAAAACCCAGTCAGCTGACTATTGGGTTCTGGTTCATACTAGCTgtaaaatagtttatatttagTCCATTTAATTACATAATAGAAATGGCGGATACGCCTCTAAAATGTGTTTGTCAGAGTCTTCCCACCTATTTAtagatttacattttaattttcaatgtaaTATTGAGGGCGTTCACTACAAGATACGGTCCAACTCAACACGGCTAAAGGATTTTAGAAGAAGCTACTTCATGTCAAAAGTATTCAAGTAGGTTTATTACTTTTTTCGGAGGATCACACCATATTATAAAGGCTCTTTGTTTTCTTGTGTCAGTATCTTGTACTCGTACACTGTAataatttgccatttttttgagagtttttttatttaataaaacaaaggtataaatgtgtttttgtttcCTGTGTATTTAACGTTAGTAGCCACCGCCGCCACCTCCACCAAAACGACCACCTCCACCTCCACCAAATcggccaccaccaccaccgccacgaCGTCCACCACCACCATAAGGTCCTCCACCGCCACCACCATAGGGGCCACCGCCGCCACCATATGGTCCACCACCTCCACCACCGAATCGGCCACCGCCACCGCCTCCTCCTTGCGCTTGACACGCAACAACCAAACACACCCACAGCAACAGTGCAGCGAAGAACTTCATACTGAACGGTTTGAAGTAAAATAAGCCAGTTTCATTGGCTTTTTATACTCAAGGCGATATGCGGTTCTATGAAGTCACTACCcattaacaataataacaacaaaagctttcAGTCTAAATAATCACTTCGAGTACTATATGTATTTTccttatacgtatgtatgtgagtacatCTGTCTGAAATTCGTGACAAAGAttagtgcaaataaatataaagtgtatacaacaacaataacagtcaTCTCTACCCATTGTAAATTTTGTTCTCGTATATGTTAGGTCAGtttcaatatttgtaaaactaaaaactgatttacgttcaGGCTCTCAGAGCGACATGACCATATGAGCAAATCTCATCttactgatttttttattggatATCCATAAGATTTGATGGGCCacgctcttcttcttctatgaGAAAATGTGAGATAAAACGTGCCAATTTTTAATATCGTTTCTCTCTCGTGAACTAACAGTATTGCTAAGTAatctaataaatataaagtaattttaGAAGCAAACAAATCAGTTAGGTATGtagatttcgaaattatttgtgcaattacagcacaataaataatataattatattatttaagcgCAGTTTCTAGCCATAAAATATGATGAGAACAATCATTATAAATTAAACTGATTTCATTTGCATATCTACAGAGCTCTTTAATAGGTTGGGCCTGTAAAAACGGTCGAATGAACAACATTTTATAAGAAAGTTTTACACTTTTATCTGGAAATATGTACAGTTGCGAGCAATGAAATGGGAACTTACTTAtgtaacatacatttttcaagtttaaaagtaatattatattgtttaaCAAATTATTGACTGTTTCTTGACATCTGTCCATAAGCTATCTTATGAACGCAGATAACTGACTTGAGCTAATCACcctataatttcaatttcatggtCCCGAAACCGGAATCTTATTTGTACGCCtcaatttattaaactatttCAAGGAACCATTTGAGTAAAATTTCCTTTATCGTTGATATTCACATAAATATTATCCAACATATTAGTCCTACACTGTTGTGTCCCACATAGTTCCACTAAACTATACTAAATCCTTCACGCTTCACAGTTTTTTTTCATCATATAGTTGGTGTACTTCATACGTCTTTTAACcctttacaaaaaaatgtatcttCAGTCCATAAAACATTCCTCCAGGCCAAGGGCCTTAAACTATACATAATGGGGGGAGggcttaaaagaaatatatatcccGCAGATTGATAAATATAACGAGGGTTTCAAATATTAAAGCACTACACTAATATATCAATGCTCTTAACTGTACattcacatatatatgtgtatagtaATGTAGTTAAAAGCTTATTTcgtttgcaaataaatgtaataaatatttaaatattcagcaATCaagaaaaatgcataaatttcgCTAATGGATTAATAAACAATGCAAAGTAATATTATGAAGTAATGAACGGGGGAAGATCCCACTccatatttcaataaaacaaaaagaaacgtACTTTGTTCGAACTGGGTGCCTCGCAACCTTGATTTTCACCGCGCCACAAATCAATGGAAACGATGACAAATTGGGATAAATTAGGCTTCAAATAGCTTCCGCATCAGCAACATGTTCGTTTCTGAAACAAAAGCAATCAATGGTTACAAATCAAACTCGTTTGATTTTCTCCGCAGTGCGAGATAACATTTCCATAATGAAAATTGAAGTTATAATTTGTGGAATAAAAGCAAGTATCGTTTATTTTCTAAAAGAATCGTATTCTGCAAGAGAAGACAATTTCCAACTGAATCAtaattgtgtctttctttagctcTTTCATACTTTAAGGatcagtatatacagtagaaacctttggtttgtttacactatttttcataattttacacactaccgaggcgtacttgggttgtgtgcttCGCTTTTCAgctacaattgtggtaattagggtgtAATCTTCACACAAATTTTAAAGtccttaaataaatatcaaacaaaatttttttttttttcatttttattaggattattttaaattatttcgcatatttattccattttatggtggtattaaatgttatttattgataagttagtaatattttatgtaaaagtgTATAATGCGATTCAACTATTTCTAAATCAACTATTTCTAAGTCAGCAATCCATTAACCATTGTAgggaaatttatataattgaaagcgatttccttcagagaaattaatttgcatattttttttatattcattaaattcTTGTTGCCTTGGACTCGATGGTTTGAAATACTTATTTAATATGatcatgacatattttgtttaataaggAGTCGAACACAGCTCGTTTCAAGCTCATAAAGTTTTTGTGTATTTCCAATAAGCAATTCATGTTAGCTTGTTTAAACaaccgcatatacatatgtatgtatgtaaaaatgtatgaacttctgatttaaaaaaaaaaaaattggatttcATTACAACTTATGAACTTTATTCTGCTATATTGAcatgaggaaagtttctgactggcATTCACttaggagtggccaggaacgattcgtTTGCATGTGaatcaagcagctcacgacttccggtcttagaccatgtatctgggtagccaacaggcatccgtctggaagcgagctaaagtgagaaggcgaatcacgcttatgcggttgtgcgtagggtttgggacccaccacataaaaacgaataacctccttacgtacagctgcaaccgaaaccattggctttcggaaaagtaaaaaaaaaacagctggtatgatgagaattgtcgtttcgcagtggagagaaaacagactgcctacctcgcaaagttgtgatcgaccgcaacacgagcgggatgggaaagataccgagatctgaagagggaagcgagacgcatttgcagacaaaaaaaagaaagaggccgaaatgcgtgagtacgaagagcttgacaagctggccgacaggcgtaatgctcgaaaattttacgaaaagatccgacgactaactgaaggtttcaagaccggagcacactcctgtaggacccccagaggtgatctagttattgatgactagagtatactgagtttgtggagggaacacttctccagcctgctgaatggcagtgaaagtacaacaacaggagatggcgaacccgattccccaatcgacgacgatggagcagatgttccattgcccgacagtgaagaaattcgaatagtaattactcgcttgaagaacaatacggcggattaccggccgagctattcaaatacggcggcgaagagctgataaggtgcatgcatcagcctctttgcggaatatggtcggaagaaagcatgccgacgattggaatctcagtgtactctgcccaatccacaaaaagggagaccccacaatctgcgccaactatcgtgggataagcctccttaacatcgcttataaggttctatcgatcgtactgtgtgaaagactaaagcccaccgtcaacaaactgattggaccttatcagtgtggctttagacctggaaaatcaacaactgaccagatattcaccgtgcgccaaatcttggagaagacccgtgaaaagagaatcGGTACACGCCATCTATTTGTctactttaaagctgctttcgacagcacgaaaaggagctgcctttattccGCGAtgcctgaatttggtatccccgtaaaactaatacggctgtgtaagctgacgttgagcaacaccaaaagctccgtcaggatcgggaaggacctctccgagccgttcgataccagacgaggtttcagacaaggtgactcactctcgtgtgatttctgaaagttttcgatgcagtacccgctggtggaagccgaggaagagggagacctccactccgatggaaggaccaggtggagaaggacgtggcttcacttggtattaccaactggcgccaaactaccaaaaggagagatgcgtggcgcgctattgtggactcggctataaccgcgtaagcggtttctacgtcagtcaagaagaagaagactcataaaatatctcatatacattaaatacattttttgcatataatatggcacacattgatgttagaatcttctataagtgaaatatagcataaataaataatttcgctttgtATAAgacaattttatacatatataatattcgcTATTTTATGATTGAAGTCtgactaaattttattaatcaatATATACTGCACGGCGTTTTACCAAGATAGAGGCTATCTTACCACTGAGAATTCCCCACGtaaaaggttttctactgtatgtactgtgcTTTAAGGTCTccttaattttaaaatcatgaACAAGTCACACGAAGTCATGGAAGCTGaagcatcgttacagtattgtttttggccaagaattaaCAAACGTCTTGCTTTTAAGAAAGGAAAATCTAATTTAACAGCAAAATGAGTATGCATTTTTATtcgtaaaatattgaataatatttgttggAAAGTATGTTTGTTCTTAGTTGTTTGTGTATTAAGTgaagtaaaaattttgttttagttatgCGTCCTAAACAGAAAGATAtatcttaaagtaaaataaataatattttgcagtTTCATTAGAATGTTTCGAGTGATGAAGACAGTGGATATGAGGGTGACAATTCTAAAATCTCTAGTAGACATTTCAccaaattttttgataataaagaAATTGACTTTATCATGAATCAATGCAATTTGTTTTGCCTTCAAATGTTCGGTATTAAACTCAAATGCACCCACGAGGATATAAGGCGCTATATTAGAATTCTGTTTTATCTCGGTGTACTAAAATTTCCGCTATTAAAAATGGTGTGATCCGCAGACCTGGATCTTGCAATATTCCAAACTTTTTATCAAGAAATAGATTTGAAAAGCTAAGGAATGCCTTCTAAATTGAAAAAACGTGGAAGTGGGTCTTATGACAATAAATGTGAAATCaatcacaatttaattaatgtatATAGGTTCGTTGCTTATCGTCTTATATGGGAGTTGAAGCAATTGGAAATTGCAGACGATGGAGCGCACAGAAAAAAAGGTTTTAGAGATTTCTAGGCTCGCTGCGACGACATGGGTTAAGTAGATCTTTCAAACATTCTGATGGAATCGTATAAAGTAAACCACTGCTCAAGAAGTGGTATATGACACAATTTTACAGTTGTTTAATCACATCCATTATCGGTGATTTTtccactgtgattgaaaaatcgcatatagcaactgcgatcaatttttgaaaatagtaaaaattacaatcgcaatggcagttcaataatttgaatttgatcaCAGTAGCtttagagaagttcagtgcttttgttcgatcacagtacatacatatgtatataagttcagtaattctaattctatCACTATAGCAATaacagttcgaaaagtagcaatcacattTCAGTAGCaatctattattattatcaaaaatatttttgttaaatttaattattatgaaaatggaaaaaattaaaaaaaaatgtggagtacaaattctcataaattcgtttgttgcgatcgcaatagcaatataaaatcacagtgatataaaatagcaatcactgaaaccacagtgatttaaaaatagcaatatcgctcattaCTACTGCACTAAAGCAGCGTGGTATTAGATTAAGATTATGATTGAAAATACATCAGCTACTAATTTCTtatatccaaaaatttataatctttttatcgtgattttttgatattttttatttcataagtcaaaaatataaatgttttccaattgTCCAAGTGTTTAACGTTTGTAGCCACCGCCACCACCTCCACCAAATGGACCACCACCGCCTCCACCATAAGGTCCACCACCTCCACCATAAGGtccaccgccgccaccaccataAGGCCCTCCACCGCCACCACCATAGGGACCACCGCCGCCACCATATGGTCCACCACCACCTCCACCATATGGGCCGCCGCCTCCGCCACCTCCTTGCGCTTGACTCGCAACAACCAAacacaccaacagcaacagtgCAGCGAAGAACTTCATACTGAACGATTTGAAGTAAAATAAGTCAGTTTCATTGGCTTTATATACTCACTGATATGCGGTTATATGACTATACCACTgcccaataacaataacaacacaagctTTCAGTCTATATAAACACTTATAGTACTATACGGGtatttattttccttatatgtatgtatgtatgtatgtatgtagtagatATGTGCAACAGTCTGAAATTCGTGACAAATAGCAGTGTTAGTAAATATAAAGCgtatacaacaacatagcagTCATCTTTGCCCATTATAAATTCTGCTGTCGTATAGGTTAGGTCGGTTTTAATCGGTTCTATGTATTTTCCCCATTGGCGATTGGGAGGCGGAATATCATTTgctagtataaatatatatgtattatttactctaaatatgtatgtaggtataaaaTATTCACAGCCGTATAGAAATAAGAAATCTTTATACTCGAAACGCAACGAAAAAGCCACACGCCGTCCCAATCTATTAtcgcttaaaataatttataaacatgcacttacaaacatacatttattttatttgtttatttaatttcttaatgttatacttaattaaaaatcaGGCGCATTGGCACTTAAAATTTCCCATATCACTAAAACAGCTGATTGGGAATTTCCAAGAAGAAGTGAAAACTGAGAATGTGAGACAGAAAAGGGCAAATAATATCattacatactcgtatgcatacagacatacaacGCCCGATTAACTGTAATAAGTTAAGTTATTTACAATATGTAATTTACTTTTAAACATGTAGACAATCGGTAAGAAATTTGACCTACGTCATCTTATCTTTATCATCTACAAAATCTCAACCAATCTTGATGTCAAAAAGAGCTAGAACTCTTAGTTTTTAATACTTAATGCTAAATGCTCTTTTAACAAAGCGGTACAACCGTTCAAAAGTGTTCACAAAGATTCTATTGTACAGAATAGTAATATGTGGGATTATATTAgccagtggcgaacgcaggaaaaaaaatgtgggggggggggggtttcattatttaatttacaaattgaagtctaatcttcttttattttgggccataacatttaaaatctcttcctccgtcacgtctatatctctatggatattcaagagagccattccgttcaggcgtgtttctccagttttatttcttaaatatgttttaaagtgcgaagtgaggaaaacgagcgttcacttgaagcgacagatatagggattgttgctccaatctttaaaaaccgatgcactgttttgaaaattttaatttgaaaaacaaataataagtaaagttgtgtatctaattcggacaagttttttctggttgtttttattaaaaatatagacattttagttaaggcactcaagtatttttttgcaaatagcataattttttttaatttaaatttatttcacaacagtttgctcatggaacgaaaactgaaagtcataataaatgagtttttagttttcctgtattataattaacaataaactctaaaaaaataatagaaaccttattggtgacttttcagttcagaactaattttcaaaagaagtccattttcgactcacaattccccttaaatctaaaaaaatccagttcagcagccacagagttataaggcaaactcattactttgaagcaaattaaaaaaatttctctgtccagtttatatttttctgggttttttaattggcctacattcccacaactttttaatactatccagatacaataggtttgtttttagtttaacattctcatagtttcaaaaaattaaattttatcagcagagaagtatcaaaataggccgtttgtgaacaaaaaagtatcaaatcacaaaatttagaagaaaaagtatcaaaaaagatacaattgtatcaaaatggcaacgctgttagtgactaatgtattcatttcttttacatattcatacatcgtcggcagaaagattgctttcaaaacaacaaattacaatttttcaaatgattttatattgtttagGATTGCACTAAACACTCAAATGAAACACGatttaaataattcacaaatttattaggTACGCTCTAAGTACCATGCGATCACCTGAATATGCAGTTGAATAATGAACAATCAAGAAGGATGATTTATGCTTAAGCTATGCTTATATAGAAAAATGAGGTGTAAGAGAATAAACATAAGTAATAAGGTTGTTCTTGTAAACGGCGTAATGGCATGACCCAAGCAACGGTAGAATGGTGTGACATGCCAAAGCATAAACAGATCATCTGATAATAGTGATGCCAGATTGCGCACAGTAAAACCTAGATTAATTAAACTTAGTTCTAATATTTAACATTCCTCCCCGGCTGAACCGTCAGGGTTCAGAACTTGTGGATTTGGATCGATAAGGCGACAAATCTTCTGCACTGGTCGTTGGCAGTGGTGTTTTAGAAAAAGTCCTTCAGGTGTACGCTTGTCACTGTTGTATTCGACAGATACTATTCGTACCAATCCGTCATCTCCTGGGTGAACTTCTGTTATGCGTCCTATGCGCCAATGGGTGGGGGGTAAATTCTCATTTTGAATTAAAACGATATCTCCCTGCTGTAGATTCTCACGTCGTCGTTCCCATTTCCGACGAGCTTGTAGGCTAGATAAATATTCTCGGTTCCAACGCTTCCAAAAGTGCTCGAACATTTTCTGCAATTGTTGTGAATACAAAATACGATTTTCTGGAATATCTGCAACAGGCGGCTCTGGTCTGGAATTGATCGGTCGACCAATGAGAAAGTCGCCAGGTGTGAGTGCGAAGCTACCACTTGGATCGTCGTGAAGGGGAACTAGTGGCCGGGAGTTTAAACAGGCTTCAATCCTGACGAGTAAAGTACTCAGTTGATTGAAGCGTAAAATTTGACGACCAATTGTGCGATAGAGATGCTTCTTTGCGGAACGTACAGCTGCTTCCCAAAGGCCTCCATGATGGGGAGCGGCTGGTGTTATGAATTTCCATTGTGTGCCGGAAGATGCTATATGCTGGGTTGCATATAAATTTCTCCAATCTTCTAGGTCTTGTTTCATAACTCTATTAGCACCTACAAATTGAGTTCCGTTGTCGCTATAAAGTACTGAACATATACCTCGTCGGCTTATGAAGCGGTCAAACACATCGATGAATGCTTGCGTTGATAAATTTTCAGCAAGTTCAATATGTACGGCCTTCGTAgccatacaaataaaaatcgcACCGTATGTTTTAGAAATAGTGGTGGATCGCTTTCCTCCGTGACGGACGTTTAAAAGACCACAATAGTCCAACCCGGTATGGGTAAATGGTGGAGTTACCGTAACCCGTGATCTAGGAAGTGATGACATCTGTTGCTGCTGTGTTACTCGTGTGTGTCGACGACATACGACACACTGATGAAGATATGACTTGACCATCTGACGTGCATGCAGAATCCAAAATCTCATGCGTAAGTACTGCAACATCTCCTGTATCCCACCATGAAGACAGCATTTGTGAGCATCTGCTACGAGAAGTTTGGCTAAAGAACAGGTATTTGCAAGAATGATGGGATGTTTTTGTTCATATGGTAGTTCGGAATTTGTCAACCGACCTCCTACTCGGAGTATACCTTCTTCATCCAAGATTGGGTTCAATGGAAGCAGTTTGCTCGAGGAGTCGATGCTAGAATGAGACTTGAGTGCTCTGATTTCAGATAGATACATATTACCTTGACTTTGACGAATATGGACGATCAATGCCCACTCTTTCTCTTCAGCAGTAATTACTTCATTTGAACGTTGACTCCTCAGTGACGGAATAAAACGACGAATTCGTGCAGTTGTGTTCAATAATGCACTCAATCGGCTAAATCTTGCTACCAAAGGTATTCGCTCGGCTCTAAAGGATGTCAATAGCAAACCTGTTCCAATGCCAGCGCCAAGGTGTACCTTTAACGGCCGGCTCTCTCCggttaaaatttgttgttgctcagtTGTGAGATTTGGTAAGGGTGGTGATGATTAATCACCAAATGCGTGGATGAGGGGTGGTCCCTTCCACCAAAGTTCGTTCTCTCCGATGGCGACCGGTGTGATTCCGCGGCTCGCGCAGTCGGCTGGGTTGTATTCTGATCGAATGTGGCGCCACGCGCTCACATCCGATTTTGCTTGTATGGAAGCTATGCGATTCGCTACATACTGTTTCAATGAAGACGGTTGTCGTCGAATCCAATGGAGGACAATCGTGGAGTCGCTCCATAACGTGTAAGCAGTGTCTTCTAACTGCAAAGCACGACGTATGTTATTCATGGTTGTAACCAATAGCTGGGCTGCAGAAAGCTCTAGACGAGGGATCGTCATTTCTTTCAGTGGGGCAACTCTCGTTTTCGCCGCGACTAGTGCTGTATTGGATTCTCCGTCAGGACTGGTATTTCTCAAGTAAATAACTGCCGCGTAAGCTTTGGTACTTGCATCGCAAAATCCATGCAACGTCGTTACAGAGTTCTCCCGGATTCCTAGCCATCGAGATATTTTGATTCTCTCGAGAGCCTGTAGACTGTTCCGATATTTCATCCAAGTCTCGCAAAGTTCAAATGGTAATGGCGTATCCCAATTCAGTTTCGCCAGCCAcacattttgaacaaaaatcttGGCGGTAACGACAACTGGTGCCAACATACCCAATGGATCATATAGTCTCGCTATATCACTCAAAACAATCCGTTTAGTAGGAACTGTGTCAAAGTTACATACCTTAACCTTGAAAAATAAGGTGTCTGTAATAGGATTCCAGCGTAGGCCCAATACCGTTGTGCTGGAATCGCTAAAGTTAATCTCCGATGCTGGTGCCTTAGAGCCGCTGATTCCTTCCAGGGTCTGGACGCAGTTGGAGTTCCACTTATCTAACTCAAATTTACCTTGTTGAAGAATGGCGGTAACGACAACTGGTGCCAACATACCCAATGGATCATATAGTCTCGCTATATCACTCAAAACAATCCGTTTAGTAGGAACTGT
This genomic interval carries:
- the LOC105215154 gene encoding uncharacterized protein LOC105215154 — protein: MKFFAALLLLVCLVVASQAQGGGGGGGPYGGGGGGPYGGGGGPYGGGGGGPYGGGGGGPYGGGGGPYGGGGGGPFGGGGGGGYKR